One genomic region from Thermomicrobium sp. 4228-Ro encodes:
- a CDS encoding flagellar hook-basal body protein, protein MEALYFPAVSGARAQQVRLDTIAHNLANLETDGFKAVRAEFAAVPPQQYLVARAGEAVLGPVRVGAGVEVIGTTRQYTLGPIEVTGDPFDLTLSGPDTFVATQLADGTIAYRRSGRLSLDGAGRLIFEDGSLLQPPVTLPAGTQLDRIAPDGTIYARTADGTGTQAIGQIQLVRFPNPQGLLAAGQGRWLATEAAGQPETGIPGEATWPPVLSGVREHSNVDLVDQMTQLIMAQRAYTANLRALQTIDELIEIATRLRQ, encoded by the coding sequence ATGGAAGCGCTGTACTTTCCGGCAGTCAGTGGCGCGCGAGCCCAGCAAGTACGACTCGACACCATCGCGCACAACCTGGCGAACCTGGAGACCGATGGATTCAAAGCCGTGCGGGCCGAGTTCGCCGCAGTACCACCGCAGCAGTACCTGGTCGCACGAGCTGGCGAGGCTGTCCTCGGCCCGGTGCGTGTCGGTGCCGGTGTGGAAGTCATCGGCACTACCCGGCAATACACGCTCGGGCCGATCGAAGTCACCGGCGATCCCTTCGACCTCACCTTGAGTGGACCGGACACCTTCGTCGCCACGCAGCTCGCCGACGGTACGATCGCCTACCGTCGCAGCGGCCGCCTCAGCCTCGACGGAGCCGGTCGACTCATCTTCGAGGACGGAAGCCTCCTCCAGCCACCCGTCACACTCCCAGCTGGGACGCAACTCGACCGGATCGCACCGGACGGCACCATCTACGCGCGGACAGCCGATGGCACCGGAACGCAAGCGATCGGACAGATTCAGCTGGTGCGCTTCCCCAACCCACAGGGACTGCTCGCAGCCGGACAGGGTCGCTGGCTGGCGACCGAGGCAGCCGGGCAACCGGAAACCGGCATTCCTGGGGAAGCGACCTGGCCACCGGTGCTGAGCGGAGTCCGCGAGCATTCCAACGTGGACCTCGTCGATCAGATGACGCAGCTCATCATGGCGCAACGTGCCTACACCGCGAACCTCCGCGCGCTCCAGACGATCGACGAACTGATCGAGATCGCCACGCGCTTGCGGCAGTAG
- the flgM gene encoding flagellar biosynthesis anti-sigma factor FlgM, whose amino-acid sequence MVNQVGSIGHDPSIQRIETPEQQARQPVAPPARPDRPSQAAELTPELQEVQRAIEVVRQAPDVREGRVAAIRKLLEAGRYQVPLEAVADRVANELRPTLESE is encoded by the coding sequence ATGGTCAACCAGGTCGGCAGTATCGGGCACGATCCCTCGATCCAGCGGATCGAGACGCCCGAGCAGCAGGCACGGCAGCCAGTCGCCCCGCCGGCTCGTCCGGATCGCCCGTCGCAGGCAGCGGAGTTGACGCCGGAACTCCAAGAGGTGCAGCGGGCGATCGAGGTGGTGCGGCAGGCACCGGACGTGCGCGAAGGGCGCGTCGCGGCGATCCGGAAGCTCCTGGAGGCCGGACGCTACCAGGTGCCACTGGAGGCGGTTGCTGATCGGGTAGCGAACGAACTCCGGCCGACGCTCGAGAGCGAGTAG
- the flgK gene encoding flagellar hook-associated protein FlgK: protein MVFRALETAFRGLMAQQRAVDTTNHNIANANTPGFARQRVALVPSAPYTVPAFNRSGLAGQIGTGVLVASITRIRESVFDQQYRVQSQALGESSTLVDAYAQIEAVFNEPTASGLGALLDRFWRAWQAVSNQPEDLAARAALVQDATTLAANLNRMRTQLQQLQSDAAVKLTLQVSEVNGIAQRVAALNQQIVAALATGQTPNDLLDQRDLLLDKLASFTGATIRTLPNGAVNIYLGGYPLVDQEQSFPLTVQVAGGTASIAWQGTNSPVALERGSLQALLDIHNSTLPGLVGKLEAIRDALANEVNALHTTGYGLTDPAGPPPARPFFVINPDGSLEVEPTIVADPQLVAAADAAAEPGNNAIARAIAELRSKLVLNGNTATINDFYNTLVAEVGGASQTAQVTRDNQQALVDAIDRQRKEIMSVSLDEEMANLIKYQQAYGAAARAITAVDEMLDRIINGMGLVGR, encoded by the coding sequence ATGGTCTTTCGGGCACTGGAGACAGCGTTCCGCGGCCTCATGGCCCAGCAACGCGCCGTCGATACGACGAACCACAACATCGCCAACGCGAACACGCCGGGCTTCGCACGGCAACGCGTGGCTCTAGTGCCGAGCGCACCGTACACGGTGCCTGCCTTCAACCGCTCCGGCTTGGCCGGGCAGATCGGAACCGGTGTCCTGGTGGCGAGCATCACGCGCATCCGCGAGTCGGTCTTCGACCAACAGTACCGCGTACAGTCGCAAGCGCTCGGGGAAAGCTCGACGCTGGTCGATGCGTACGCACAGATCGAGGCCGTCTTCAACGAGCCGACCGCATCGGGGCTGGGTGCCCTGCTCGACCGCTTCTGGCGGGCCTGGCAGGCGGTGAGCAACCAGCCGGAAGACCTGGCAGCGCGGGCTGCCCTGGTCCAGGACGCTACGACGCTCGCGGCGAACCTCAACCGGATGCGGACGCAGTTGCAACAGCTCCAGAGCGACGCGGCGGTCAAGCTGACGCTCCAAGTGAGCGAAGTGAACGGCATCGCACAGCGCGTTGCAGCGCTCAACCAGCAGATCGTCGCAGCGCTGGCGACGGGGCAGACGCCGAACGACCTCCTGGACCAGCGTGACCTGCTCCTCGACAAACTCGCGAGCTTCACCGGTGCGACGATCCGAACCCTTCCGAATGGGGCCGTCAACATCTACCTCGGTGGCTACCCGCTGGTCGATCAAGAGCAGTCGTTCCCCCTGACCGTGCAGGTCGCTGGAGGCACCGCCAGCATCGCCTGGCAGGGGACGAACAGTCCCGTCGCATTGGAGCGTGGCTCGTTGCAAGCGCTTCTCGATATACACAACTCGACCCTGCCGGGCCTAGTGGGCAAGCTGGAGGCGATCCGCGACGCCCTCGCCAACGAAGTGAACGCACTGCACACGACCGGCTACGGGCTCACCGATCCAGCGGGACCACCACCAGCGCGCCCGTTCTTTGTGATCAACCCGGACGGCTCGCTCGAGGTCGAACCGACGATCGTCGCCGATCCTCAGTTAGTCGCGGCTGCCGATGCAGCCGCCGAACCCGGGAACAACGCGATCGCCCGGGCGATCGCTGAGCTTCGCTCCAAGCTCGTCCTCAACGGCAACACCGCAACGATCAACGATTTCTACAACACGCTCGTTGCGGAGGTCGGCGGCGCATCGCAGACCGCGCAGGTGACCCGTGACAACCAGCAAGCGCTCGTCGACGCGATCGACCGGCAACGCAAGGAGATCATGTCAGTCTCGCTCGACGAAGAAATGGCCAACCTCATCAAGTACCAGCAGGCATACGGGGCGGCCGCGCGGGCGATCACGGCGGTCGACGAGATGCTCGACCGGATCATCAACGGTATGGGCCTGGTGGGACGCTAG
- the flgL gene encoding flagellar hook-associated protein FlgL — translation MRVTHGMLVDTLLKNLSGNLARMERVYQQITSARRISRPSDYPVGTATVLRLGSAAQEIEQYLANVEQARTWLDLTDQALTTIGQSLQRVRELVVQAANDTLSADDRQAIWAELTALQEQIATTGNYAHAGQYLFAGSTTQTEPFDLSTDPPTYRGNNDQLLRLIDRGVTVDINVPGSVAIVPVLQAVKQARDAVASNDPNAIRATLATIDAAQTQLLAAQASVGARVNRLDAQRDRLLDAHTSTLRLLSEAGDTDMAEAVTRFSKEELTYRAALQAGARAIQPTLLDFLR, via the coding sequence ATGCGCGTCACACACGGTATGCTGGTCGACACCTTGCTGAAGAACCTCTCCGGAAACCTGGCACGGATGGAACGGGTGTACCAGCAGATCACCTCGGCCCGGCGCATTTCGCGTCCCTCGGACTATCCTGTCGGAACCGCAACGGTGCTCCGTCTCGGTTCAGCGGCACAAGAGATCGAGCAGTACCTGGCGAACGTCGAACAGGCCCGAACCTGGCTCGACCTCACCGATCAGGCGCTGACGACGATCGGGCAGTCGCTGCAGCGCGTCCGCGAACTGGTCGTGCAGGCTGCGAACGACACGCTTTCGGCCGACGACCGGCAGGCTATCTGGGCCGAGCTGACCGCGCTGCAGGAGCAGATCGCGACCACTGGCAACTACGCGCACGCCGGACAGTACCTCTTCGCCGGCAGTACGACGCAGACGGAGCCGTTCGATCTCTCGACCGATCCACCGACCTATCGAGGGAACAACGACCAGCTACTGCGCCTGATCGATCGCGGCGTCACGGTGGACATCAACGTCCCGGGCAGCGTCGCGATCGTGCCAGTTCTCCAGGCGGTGAAGCAAGCGCGCGATGCGGTCGCGTCGAACGACCCGAACGCGATTCGTGCCACCCTCGCGACGATCGATGCCGCCCAGACACAGCTTCTGGCAGCGCAGGCCTCGGTGGGCGCGCGCGTCAACCGGCTGGACGCCCAGCGTGACCGTCTGCTCGACGCGCACACGAGCACGCTTCGGCTCCTGAGCGAAGCCGGTGACACCGACATGGCCGAAGCAGTCACCCGGTTCTCGAAAGAGGAACTCACCTACCGAGCGGCGCTGCAGGCGGGAGCCCGGGCGATCCAGCCGACGCTCCTCGACTTCCTGCGGTAA
- the fliW gene encoding flagellar assembly protein FliW, which produces MARPIQNVATEVAERTIIFPNGLIGCPEWRHFAVEAPDELPGLLVLRSLDEPGIEFVLAPVPELVPDFLDQLAQVDRAALAALGVGTAAEVELWATLSVHEDGTVTANLLGPLVLDFARGCGIQVVLADSGWGTRHLIVTA; this is translated from the coding sequence ATGGCTCGACCGATTCAGAACGTGGCCACAGAAGTCGCCGAGCGGACGATCATCTTCCCCAACGGCCTCATCGGTTGCCCAGAATGGCGGCACTTCGCTGTCGAGGCTCCCGACGAGCTCCCGGGCCTTCTCGTGCTCCGCTCGCTCGACGAACCGGGGATCGAATTCGTGCTCGCGCCAGTCCCCGAGCTGGTGCCGGACTTCCTCGATCAACTGGCGCAGGTGGACCGAGCAGCGCTGGCAGCGCTTGGTGTGGGAACGGCAGCGGAGGTCGAACTCTGGGCGACCTTGAGTGTCCACGAGGACGGAACCGTTACCGCGAACCTCCTGGGGCCGCTTGTGCTGGACTTCGCCCGTGGCTGCGGGATCCAGGTGGTTCTCGCCGATTCGGGTTGGGGCACTCGCCACCTGATCGTGACGGCATGA
- the csrA gene encoding carbon storage regulator CsrA, with amino-acid sequence MLVLTRRPGEALLIGQDIRLVVLGVEGERVKLGIEAPREVTVVRSELLEAVREANLQAARAPARVLERLQRALAGSPTERP; translated from the coding sequence ATGCTCGTGCTCACCCGGCGACCAGGCGAGGCCCTGCTGATCGGCCAGGACATCCGGCTCGTCGTGCTCGGCGTCGAAGGCGAACGCGTCAAGCTTGGCATCGAGGCACCACGGGAGGTCACGGTCGTCCGTTCCGAGCTCCTGGAGGCCGTCCGCGAGGCGAACCTGCAGGCTGCACGAGCACCCGCGCGCGTGCTGGAGCGGCTGCAGCGAGCGCTCGCTGGCTCGCCGACCGAACGACCTTGA
- a CDS encoding type II toxin-antitoxin system HicB family antitoxin, with product MTGYLPWRVLAEQWETHWVGYVVELPGCQFAAATLDELLQRVPLAISSHVAWLRGHGLQGMNRPSDVFLLTERAQALPGQCGPLFDADRRNISAGELDVAIRVGEAAIEELLALAVRAHDWDTLPESQRPPGWPPPTVLRHVAEMDRWYAARLMPDIGALALPDDPREAVRRAHQAFVSGIRAWWAIWRDRVVERDGEQWTVAKVLRRRTGHLREHAEQLLAWVRVAGQSNRS from the coding sequence ATGACGGGCTACCTGCCGTGGCGAGTACTCGCCGAGCAGTGGGAGACTCACTGGGTCGGCTACGTCGTCGAACTCCCCGGCTGCCAGTTCGCGGCGGCTACGCTCGATGAACTCCTGCAACGGGTACCGCTGGCGATTTCCAGCCATGTAGCGTGGTTGCGCGGACACGGTTTGCAGGGGATGAACCGGCCCTCCGACGTCTTTCTTCTGACCGAGCGCGCTCAGGCGCTTCCGGGTCAATGCGGACCGCTCTTCGACGCGGACCGGCGGAACATTTCGGCCGGCGAGCTCGACGTCGCGATCCGTGTCGGGGAGGCCGCTATCGAGGAACTGCTGGCACTCGCCGTACGCGCCCACGACTGGGACACGCTTCCGGAATCGCAGCGACCGCCCGGTTGGCCACCCCCGACCGTTCTCCGTCACGTCGCTGAAATGGACCGCTGGTATGCGGCACGCCTCATGCCGGATATCGGCGCGTTGGCACTGCCGGACGATCCGCGCGAGGCAGTCCGCCGCGCCCACCAGGCGTTCGTCTCCGGGATCCGAGCGTGGTGGGCGATCTGGAGAGACCGGGTCGTCGAGCGCGACGGTGAACAGTGGACGGTTGCCAAGGTGCTCCGTCGTCGCACTGGGCACCTGCGCGAGCACGCCGAGCAGCTGCTCGCCTGGGTCAGGGTTGCCGGCCAGTCCAACCGGAGTTGA
- a CDS encoding NUDIX domain-containing protein, which translates to MSGIVGHVVAVGGIVQRERAILLVRQRYGPSRGLYLFPGGLVEPGETLDQAVVREVAEETGITAAVHGIVGLRTRCDGDRNDTYVMFLLDWLAGEPQPDGHEIDDARFFTLEELRDPAAPITALSRYVAVRVLEGRCTVQPFAADFDYAAAGRDPATWRLFC; encoded by the coding sequence GTGTCAGGGATAGTGGGACACGTCGTCGCTGTCGGTGGCATCGTCCAACGCGAGCGGGCGATCCTGCTCGTCCGACAGCGCTATGGGCCCTCCCGTGGTCTCTATCTCTTCCCCGGCGGACTCGTCGAGCCCGGTGAGACGCTCGACCAGGCAGTCGTGCGCGAGGTCGCCGAGGAAACTGGGATCACAGCGGCAGTGCACGGCATCGTCGGCTTGCGGACACGCTGCGATGGCGATCGCAATGATACCTACGTGATGTTCTTGCTCGATTGGCTCGCCGGTGAGCCGCAACCGGATGGTCACGAGATCGACGATGCGCGCTTCTTCACCCTGGAGGAACTCCGCGATCCAGCGGCGCCGATCACGGCGCTCTCCCGCTACGTCGCCGTGCGTGTCCTCGAGGGGCGCTGTACCGTCCAGCCGTTCGCCGCCGACTTCGACTACGCTGCTGCCGGTCGCGATCCCGCCACGTGGCGCCTCTTCTGTTGA
- a CDS encoding nuclear transport factor 2 family protein yields the protein MRRVLAAWFFFTLSSVFFLACSRAAPVPTPTPFTDPADEVRAVVTRYLDAIYHGRAGEAWLMHSRATNDGESFDEFMAVVQAAAEIGSRIEILEIDQPEIRGNEASVIVVQRLGPRVSTYMFHLVYEDGVWKIHNPRDLVPQP from the coding sequence ATGCGTCGAGTTCTCGCTGCCTGGTTCTTTTTCACCCTGTCAAGCGTCTTCTTCCTCGCCTGCTCTCGCGCTGCGCCGGTTCCAACTCCCACCCCGTTCACCGACCCAGCAGACGAGGTCCGTGCCGTCGTCACGCGCTACTTGGACGCGATCTATCACGGTCGCGCTGGCGAGGCCTGGCTCATGCATTCCCGGGCGACCAATGACGGCGAGTCGTTCGACGAGTTCATGGCGGTCGTCCAGGCGGCAGCCGAGATCGGTTCGCGTATCGAGATCCTCGAGATCGACCAACCCGAAATCCGCGGCAACGAGGCCTCCGTCATCGTCGTCCAGCGTCTCGGCCCACGTGTCTCGACGTATATGTTCCATCTGGTTTACGAAGATGGCGTCTGGAAGATCCACAACCCGCGTGATCTCGTTCCTCAGCCATGA
- the fdh gene encoding formate dehydrogenase, translating to MAVTVSRRTFLKFGGAAAGTAVGALAGLGVDLRPKQVRAQQLRIANAQVFPSVCPYCAVGCGTLVHVVNGQIVNIEGNPKSPINKGNLCPKGAAQFQLHVNPNRLTKVLYRKPYGTQWEVVDLDWAMDRVAELVKKTRDETFVETLPNGKRVMHTTAIFSLGGATIDNEWNHIHQKLMRGLGIVRIENQARIUHSSTVPGLGTRLGRGGSTTFPGDLVNADLIIIMGSNMAENHPVAFRWVAEAKRRGAKLIHVDPRFTRTSAMADLYVPLRSGTDIAFLGGLIHYMIENEKYFKDYVVNYTNAATIIRDDFQDTEDLEGVFSGLKEAPEGTFQKYVYDNATWQYKRTQPWDAAKAREEAKKAATFAEMIQKMVPPPAEKDPTLQHPRTVFQIVRRHFSRYTPEMVEQICGTPKELFLKVAEMLAENSGPERTTTFVYAMGWTQHTYGVQNIGCAALLQLLMGNMGRPGGGILALRGHATIQGSTDIPTLYHSIQGYMAHPDARRNHDTLRDYILTETRPTGYWANLPKFMVSYLKSMYGAAAKPENDFGYDWHPKINGDYSFMASFHAMARGEIKGAFFFGQNPATSINAGLIRRALANLDWLVVKDNFETETAAFWYKSPEVQSGEMKPEEIKTEVFLFPSAQVAEIEGTYTNTQRLIQFHEKAADPPGDCRSDAWFTHQLALRLKKLYADSTLPRDEGFKNLTWDYDYEPGKYPTNTRIQGEPDVMKIWREVNGFKTDTGELLKGFGDLKDDGSTTCASWIYCGAYPEEGKFLPASRNPDPDDKPGTHLGWGYAWPANRRILYNRASADPNGNPWSERKKYIWWDAGQKKWVGNDVPDFPATKAPDTPAKPGATGLDAHDGKSPFIMMADGKGWLFVPTGLQDGPLPTHYEPIESPVPNLLYPKQQNNPIAKYYEHERNQLAAVSDPQFPIVLTTYRLTEHHLSGAMSRWLPWLAELQPELFVEISPELAQEKGIKNLDLVRITSKRGTIVAKALVTPRLRPLTVNGKTIHQIGMPWHWGFMGIVVGDVVNDLGAWVADPNVQIHEMKALTVNVEKAK from the coding sequence ATGGCTGTGACGGTGTCGCGCCGCACATTCCTGAAATTCGGTGGCGCGGCAGCGGGAACCGCAGTGGGTGCCTTAGCTGGCCTGGGCGTGGATCTGCGTCCCAAGCAGGTGCGGGCACAGCAGCTGCGGATCGCGAACGCGCAGGTGTTCCCGAGCGTGTGCCCCTACTGTGCAGTGGGCTGTGGAACCCTCGTGCACGTGGTCAACGGGCAGATCGTCAATATCGAGGGGAACCCGAAGAGCCCGATCAACAAGGGGAACCTGTGCCCGAAGGGAGCAGCGCAGTTCCAGCTGCACGTGAATCCCAACCGGCTGACCAAGGTCCTCTACCGGAAGCCTTATGGCACCCAGTGGGAAGTCGTCGACCTCGACTGGGCGATGGACCGTGTCGCGGAACTGGTGAAGAAGACGCGCGACGAGACGTTCGTCGAGACGCTACCGAACGGCAAGCGGGTGATGCACACGACGGCGATCTTCTCGCTGGGTGGCGCGACGATCGATAACGAGTGGAACCACATCCACCAGAAACTGATGCGTGGCCTGGGGATCGTCCGGATCGAGAACCAGGCACGGATATGACACAGCTCGACCGTCCCCGGTCTGGGGACTCGGCTCGGGCGCGGTGGTTCGACCACCTTCCCCGGTGACCTCGTCAACGCGGACCTGATCATCATCATGGGTTCCAACATGGCCGAGAACCACCCGGTGGCATTCCGCTGGGTGGCGGAGGCGAAGCGACGCGGTGCGAAGCTGATCCACGTCGACCCGCGCTTCACGCGCACCTCGGCGATGGCGGATCTCTACGTGCCGCTCCGCTCCGGGACGGATATCGCCTTCCTCGGCGGACTCATCCACTACATGATCGAGAACGAGAAGTATTTCAAGGACTACGTCGTCAACTACACGAACGCGGCGACGATCATCCGCGACGATTTCCAGGACACCGAGGATCTCGAGGGGGTCTTCTCGGGTCTGAAGGAAGCTCCCGAAGGGACGTTCCAGAAGTACGTCTACGACAATGCGACGTGGCAATACAAGCGCACGCAGCCGTGGGATGCGGCCAAGGCGCGTGAGGAGGCGAAGAAGGCAGCGACCTTCGCGGAGATGATCCAGAAGATGGTGCCGCCACCGGCCGAGAAGGATCCCACCCTGCAACACCCACGGACGGTGTTCCAGATCGTCCGGCGTCACTTCTCGCGCTACACGCCGGAGATGGTCGAGCAGATCTGTGGGACGCCGAAAGAGCTGTTCCTCAAGGTGGCCGAGATGCTGGCCGAGAATTCCGGCCCGGAGCGCACGACGACGTTCGTCTACGCGATGGGCTGGACGCAGCACACCTACGGCGTCCAGAACATCGGTTGCGCGGCGCTCCTGCAGCTCCTGATGGGGAACATGGGCCGACCAGGCGGTGGCATCCTGGCCTTGCGCGGGCACGCCACGATCCAAGGCTCGACCGATATTCCGACGCTCTACCATTCGATCCAAGGGTACATGGCGCACCCGGACGCACGGCGCAATCACGATACGTTGCGCGACTACATCCTCACCGAGACGCGGCCGACCGGGTACTGGGCGAACCTGCCCAAGTTCATGGTGAGCTACCTCAAGTCGATGTACGGCGCTGCCGCCAAGCCGGAGAACGACTTCGGCTACGACTGGCACCCGAAGATCAACGGCGACTACTCGTTCATGGCCAGCTTCCACGCCATGGCGCGGGGCGAGATCAAGGGTGCGTTCTTCTTCGGTCAGAATCCCGCCACCTCGATCAACGCGGGGCTCATCCGCCGCGCCCTCGCGAATCTGGACTGGCTGGTCGTCAAGGACAACTTCGAGACCGAGACGGCCGCCTTCTGGTACAAGTCGCCGGAAGTCCAGAGCGGCGAGATGAAGCCGGAGGAGATCAAGACCGAGGTCTTCCTGTTCCCCTCCGCACAGGTGGCGGAAATCGAGGGGACGTATACCAATACGCAGCGACTCATCCAGTTCCACGAGAAGGCAGCCGACCCGCCCGGCGACTGCCGTTCGGATGCGTGGTTCACGCACCAGCTCGCACTGCGCTTGAAGAAGCTCTATGCCGACTCGACCCTGCCGCGCGACGAAGGGTTCAAGAACCTGACCTGGGACTACGACTACGAGCCAGGCAAGTACCCGACGAACACGCGCATCCAGGGTGAGCCGGACGTCATGAAGATCTGGCGCGAGGTCAACGGGTTCAAGACCGACACGGGCGAACTCCTCAAGGGGTTCGGCGACCTCAAGGACGACGGTTCGACGACTTGCGCGTCGTGGATCTATTGCGGCGCCTATCCGGAGGAGGGGAAGTTCCTGCCGGCGAGCCGCAACCCGGATCCGGACGACAAGCCGGGTACCCACCTCGGTTGGGGCTACGCCTGGCCAGCCAACCGGCGCATCCTCTACAACCGGGCTTCGGCCGACCCCAATGGCAATCCCTGGTCGGAGCGGAAGAAGTACATCTGGTGGGACGCTGGACAGAAGAAGTGGGTCGGTAACGACGTACCGGACTTCCCGGCGACGAAAGCGCCGGACACGCCGGCCAAGCCGGGTGCGACTGGCCTCGATGCCCACGACGGCAAGAGCCCGTTCATCATGATGGCCGACGGCAAGGGCTGGCTCTTCGTGCCGACCGGGTTGCAGGACGGACCGCTGCCGACGCACTACGAGCCGATTGAGTCGCCGGTTCCGAACTTGCTGTATCCGAAGCAGCAGAACAACCCGATCGCCAAGTACTACGAGCACGAGCGGAACCAGCTGGCTGCAGTCAGCGACCCGCAGTTCCCGATCGTGCTGACGACCTACCGCCTGACGGAACACCACCTCTCCGGCGCGATGAGCCGCTGGCTGCCGTGGCTGGCGGAGCTCCAGCCGGAGCTGTTCGTCGAGATCAGCCCGGAGCTGGCGCAGGAGAAGGGGATCAAGAACCTCGACTTGGTGCGCATCACCTCGAAGCGCGGCACGATCGTTGCCAAGGCCCTGGTGACGCCGCGGCTGCGGCCGCTCACGGTGAACGGCAAGACGATCCACCAGATCGGTATGCCGTGGCACTGGGGCTTCATGGGGATCGTGGTCGGCGACGTGGTCAACGATCTCGGTGCCTGGGTGGCCGATCCGAACGTGCAGATCCACGAGATGAAGGCGCTCACGGTCAACGTCGAGAAGGCGAAGTAG
- a CDS encoding 4Fe-4S dicluster domain-containing protein, protein MAEPMGFFTDTSVCIGCKACEVACKEWNQLPARNGGKIQLSGQSYDNTVSLSGIQWRHVKFVEQFSPDRSTGRWLMMSDVCKHCVQAACLEVCPTGAIIRTEFDTVVIQQDVCNGCRACIAACPFGVIEINPETNTAMKCTLCYDRLQAGMVPACAQACPTQSIQFGPISELKQRAQERLQQLHEQGVTQARLYGHDESILGGLNAFYLLLDKPEVYGLPSNPQLPSRNVAPSAALSAAGAVALGLLGLVGLRKQRMDRLAAEARGEGEGSHAG, encoded by the coding sequence ATGGCCGAACCGATGGGCTTCTTCACCGACACGTCCGTCTGCATCGGCTGTAAAGCCTGCGAGGTGGCCTGCAAGGAGTGGAACCAGCTACCAGCTCGGAACGGCGGCAAGATCCAGCTGAGCGGGCAGTCGTACGACAACACGGTCTCGCTGAGCGGCATCCAGTGGCGGCACGTCAAGTTCGTCGAGCAGTTCAGCCCCGACCGGTCGACCGGCCGCTGGCTGATGATGAGCGACGTGTGCAAGCACTGTGTGCAGGCAGCGTGCCTCGAGGTCTGCCCAACCGGTGCCATCATCCGGACGGAGTTCGACACCGTCGTGATCCAGCAGGACGTCTGCAACGGGTGCCGGGCCTGCATCGCGGCCTGCCCGTTCGGCGTCATCGAGATCAATCCCGAGACGAACACCGCGATGAAGTGCACCCTCTGCTACGACCGGCTGCAGGCCGGCATGGTACCGGCGTGTGCGCAGGCCTGCCCGACACAGTCGATCCAGTTCGGGCCGATCTCGGAACTCAAGCAGCGTGCCCAGGAACGCTTGCAGCAGCTGCACGAACAAGGCGTCACACAAGCTCGTCTCTACGGGCACGACGAGTCGATCTTGGGCGGCTTGAACGCGTTCTATCTTTTGCTCGACAAGCCGGAAGTCTACGGCTTGCCCTCCAATCCGCAGCTCCCTTCACGGAACGTCGCTCCCTCGGCTGCCTTGTCGGCAGCAGGCGCAGTCGCGCTCGGTCTTCTCGGGCTCGTCGGTCTGCGCAAGCAGCGGATGGATCGGCTCGCAGCGGAGGCACGTGGCGAAGGGGAGGGCAGCCATGCCGGATAG